TTTAGACGTGATTATAATGTAATATCGAAGGAAAGCGGACAGCAAGCACTCAATTGGCTGGAAGATAATATTCCTGATGTGATATTATTGGATATCATGATGCCTTTTATGGATGGTATTGAAGTTTTAGAACACATTCAGGCCAGCGAAAGATTACGAGAAATTCCCGTAATTATGGTTACTGCAAAAACCGAAATGGAAAGCATTAAAGCTACTCTTAGTATGGGAGCTCAGGATTACGTAAAAAAGCCAATCGATTTTACCGAGCTGCAAACCAAAGTACTTATCGCATTCCAAATTAATGAACAAAAGCAGGAAATTAGCAAGTATAAATCATACTACGATATTCATCAGGGTATGATTCACGCCCAAAGAATTCAAAGATCGATTCTTCCCGATTCTGAGCATTTTAGAAGGTTATATCCAAAATCATTTATCATTAACCTACCTAAACACGTTATAGGTGGAGATTTTTATTGGATACAACAAAGCTATCACAAAAAAAGCATTGGATTGTTCGATTGTACCGGACATGGAGTGCCTGCAGCGATGCTTACGGTTATGGGTCAAATGGAACTTCACACCTTATCTCAAAATGGAAATGAAGTTAATGCAGAACAGGTTTTCCCACTTTTAAGCAGAAAATTTAGTCAAATTTTAAATACTTCTGGCGATACCTATACACAATACGACGGTATGGATGGCGTATTTTGCTCTATTTATTCACAAGATAACATTCTAGAATTTGTTGGCGCAAAACGATCTCTTGTAATTATTCGCAAAAACAATACTCAGCTTATTGTAGATAATCAAGATTATGAAGCTAGAATGTCTGATTCTGACTTCTCCCTATTCGAAATTCAAGGAGATAGAAACTCCATTGGAAAAGAATCTGAATTTGTTGAGTTTTCAAGTAAGAAAATAAAGATTCAGCAAGGAGACCGAATTTTTCTTTACAGCGATGGCATAACCGACCAACTAGGAGGCGATCAGCACAAAAGGTTAAAAAGAAAACAATTCTTTGAAAAATTATTGAATATCCAAAGTAAATCTATCAACCTGCAAAAATCTGATATTTTTAACTGGTTGGAACAATGGAAACAAAACAATGAACAAACCGACGATATTTTAATGATAGGAATAGAATTCTAGTACTCTTCTTCGTTTGGAAAAAATTCTTTCTTAAAGTTTACCAAATAAAGTTTCTCTGTAGATCGGGTTAATGCTGTATACAACCACCTGTAGTATTCTCTATCTAAAAGTTCATCGGTAAGATATCCCTGATCTACAAATACAGCCTTCCATTGCCCTCCTTGTGCTTTATGACAAGTAACCGCATAAGCAAATTTAACCTGAAGTGCATTAAAAAATTTATCGTTACGAACTTTTTCGTATCGTTTTTTCTTTACTTTAATATCCGCATAATCCTCGGCAATAGTAAAAAATAGTTTCTTGTTCTCCTCGTAGCCTAAAGATGCCGTTTCAATATCCAAAGTATCAAGCATAATCATTGTATCCAGTTCAACATCATTATAATCAGGAAAACGAACTGTTACTTCGGCATATCTAAAACCATACATTTCGATATGTTTACGAATGCGCACGATTTCACAAATATCACCATTGGCAATAAAATCAAGATTTTTTATATCATGAGCCCAAAAATAATTGTTCTTTACAACCATTAGTAAATCGCCTGCCGAAATCTCCTCTTCCCGATAAAGAACTGTATTTCTAATTCCCTGATTAAATCGATTTGCCCGTTTATTAGAACGACTAATTATAATTGTATCCTCAACTCCATATTTATAATGTGCCGATGAAATTTCCTCGATAAGATCTGCTCCGGTAATTTTAAAAATATCAGTAAACTTACTGGTCGATAGTTCAGGAAATCCACTCAAGTTATCACGCAACATCTTTCTAAGTTGGGTAGCATTTAACAAAATACCCGATTCCTGATTTTGTCGTACAACCTGAGTCAATACCAACTCTACAATGTCTAAATTATAGCATGCTCTTAATTCTTCAGAATCGAGAGCCGGACTTATATCTAGGCCTACAGGAGGCAACTGAGCCGAGTCGCCAATTAAAATTAACTTACAGTTTTCGGCCGAATAAACATACTCAATTAAATCATCCAACAAACAGCCCGATCCGAAAATACTAGCCTCCGCTGAATAATTTGAAATCATCGATGCCTCATCAACTATAAATACAGTGTTTTTATGCAGATTTCTATCTTTCACGAAAACACCATCGGCATCGGCCAAGGATTTTTGTCTGTAAATTTTCTTATGAATTGTAAAAGCAGATTTTTTTGAATACTGACTCAACACTTTTGCAGCCCTCCCTGTAGGTGCAAGAAGTACGGTATTAATTTTCATTTCCGATAAAGTAGCAACCAAAGAACTAACTAAAGTAGTTTTACCCGTTCCGGCATAACCTTTCAACAAAAATAATTTTTGGCTTTCTTGGTGTGTTACAAAATCAGCTAAACCAACTATAGCCTTAGTTTGATCACTAGTTGGAGTAAACTTAAGGTGTTCCCTGATCTTGTTAGCCACATGATTTTTTATCATTTTTGTTAAATTTTGTTGGATATAAAAATAGCCAAATAGATTTTTTTTTTAAATTTGCAGACAAACTTACACAAACTAATAAGAATAAAAATGAAAAAAGTCTTTCAAATCTTACTTGCTATAGCCATTGTTGCACTTGCTTACTTAAGCTACCAAAGCATTAACAAACCTCTTGAATTTGGTAAAATTAAGAAGCAACGTTACGACAGAATTATCACTCAGTTGAAGGATATTCGTAAAGCACAGGGAGCTTATAAGGATGTAAATGGTAAATATACTGGAAGTTTCGATACTTTAATCAGTTTTATTAAAACAGATTCAATGCCATTAATTAAGTCTATGGGAACATTAACTGATGAGCAATACGAAGCTGGTATGACTGAAAAAGAAGCTGTAAAAAAAGGTTTCATTACTCGTGATACTATCATGATTGCTGCTCTTGACACTATTTTTGGAAAAGATTATCCAATTGAAAACTTAAGATACGTACCGTTTACTAAAGGAAAACATCAATTTAAATTAGGAGCTGGAATTTTTGTTACAGGATCTAAAGTTAAAGTTCCAGTTTTCGAAGCTAGAGTATCTAACATGATTATTTTTGAAGATGTTAAAAATGAATATTTAGATGAACTAAAAGAAGAAAACGGTAACCGTATTCGTTTAAACAAATACCCAGGCTTGATGGTTGGTTCTCTTGAAGAAGCTAACAATAACGCAGGTAACTGGGAGTAATCCTTAATTATATGGACGACCTAGTATTTGTTGAGTCTACTTTTGATAAAAGCAAAACTGAAGAATATAATTTATCCATCCGAGTTGGCTCGGATGGATTTTCTTTTTCTATACTCAACCTAAATAAAAAATGTTTAGCTTTAAAACGCTTTAAAACATTTAGCCAAAACTCCGATATTGAACTTCTAAACTCCTTTAAAGAGCAAATTAGAAATAGCGAATTGCTTAACTTAAAATATAAAGCTGTTTCTATTTTATGGGTATCCGATAAATCAATTCTTATTCCAAATGAATTTTTTACAAAGGAATTCGCTTTTAACAGCTACCAAATTTGCCATGAGTTAAAACAGGGTGAAACTTTAAATTGGAATAAAATAGACCTATTGGAGGCATATAGTGTATTTCCAATACTTGTAAGCTTAAAAGAATTGCTACACAAACAATTTCCTCAAGCTGTAATTTATCATCACACCTACCCTTTCTATATAAAGGCAATAAAAGAAAGTAAAGAGGATAACCATCCAAGTGTATTTGTTAATATTCATCAGGATTTTTTCCATGTTATTATACCCGATCAGGACAAAAAGCATTTCATTAATAGCTTTGCTTACAAAGAGGACTCCGACTTGGCCTATTACATTCTAAACATCTACAAACAACAAAAGCTAAACAACGAAAGAAGCAAGCTTATTTTAGAAGGTTTAGTGCATGAAAAAAGTAAGGTAATTCAATTATTAAAAAAATATTTGGCCGATGTTGAAGTAAAGCATCTACCTGCCGAATTAAGAATAAAAAATATAATTCCTCTCGAGGAATACAATCAATTCATTAACCTTTTAAATTTAAGCGAGTGCGAATAGTTAGCGGAACTCATAAAGGCAGAAGAATAAGTCCGGATAAAAGTTTTAAGGCAAGACCTACAACCGACTTTGCAAAAGAAAATTTATTTAATGTTTTAAACAACATGATAGATTTAGACGGTTTAAGCGTTCTTGATTTATTTGGAGGTACTGGTGGCATTAGCTACGAATTTGCATCGAGAGGAGCTGAAAAAGTGATTTGCGTTGAATTAAACCATCGCCATTTTTCTTTTATTCAAAAAACCATTGATAATTTAGGATTCGAACAAATTCTACCAATTAAATCGGATGTATTTCGCTTCGTAAAAAGCTGTCGCCAAAAATTTGACATGATATTTGCCGACCCTCCTTACGATTTAAAAAAACTTGATTCAATTCCTGATTTAATTCTGGAAAAAAAGATATTAACAGAAAATGGGATTTTAATTGTAGAACACGGTTCAACAAACGACTTCTCTAAACATCCTAACTTTATGGAGAAACGCAGTTATGGAAGTGTAAACTTTAGCTTCTTCGAACTAAAAAAAGAAAACTAATTTCTATAAACTCATTATCTAAAAGCGATTCTAAACAAGTCTTTAGCGATCGCTTTTTTTTTACACTATATCCCAAATTCTATTTCTCTGATTCTTTCGGATATAAATCTGTAATTTTTAGCGCATAAAAAAGCCTTCGACTCTAATGAATCGAAGGCTTATATTTTTGGCGGTCCGGACGAGACTCGAACTCGCGACCCCATGCGTGACAGGCATGTATTCTAACCAACTGAACTACCGGACCAAAAATATTTTCAAACTTTGTTGGCGGTCTGGACGAGACTCGAACTCGCGACCCCATGCGTGACAGGCATGTATTCTAACCAACTGAACTACCAGACCAAATATACTTTAAAACTTTGTTGGCGGTCCGGACGAGACTCGAACTCGCGACCCCATGCGTGACAGGCATGTATTCTAACCAACTGAACTACCGGACCAAAAATATTTTCAAACTTTGTTGGCGGTCTGGACGAGACTCGAACTCGCGACCCCATGCGTGACAGGCATGTATTCTAACCAACTGAACTACCAGACCAAATATACTTTAAAACTTTGTTGGCGGTCCGGACGAGACTCGAACTCGCGACCCCATGCGTGACAGGCATGTATTCTAACCAACTGAACTACCGGACCAAAAATATACTTTTGAATATTCTTTTTTTGTAAAGCTAAAATAATCAAATTTGAGAATTTTATCGCTTTAAAAATAGTTAAATCAACATGTAAAGAACTTCTTGTTAGCGGTCCGGACGAGACTCGAACTCGCGACCCCATGCGTGACAGGCATGTATTCTAACCAACTGAACTACCGGACCTTTTTTTTGATAGCGATGCAAAGATAATGCAAGTTTCTTTACTTGCAATACTTCTTGTGATTTTTTTTAAGTAAAATCCTATCAAAAACCAGTAATAGTGCGGTTTTTAGCATGTTACAAATAAAATTAAAATTGCCTTTTTTTTGTACTCCTTTTATTGAATGACATAAACAATTTCCTAAAAATAAGCTTCAAAAATAAAGAACCCAAACATATCTGCCTTATTTAGAGAAGCATCTCACAAAAAGTCAGACTTCCATCAATAATATTTTGTATCTTTTAATACAGAATATAAAAAACTCACTTATGTTACAACAATTATTTAAAACACTATGGAAGGATTATACAAGACAGAATCCTTCGGCTCAAGCAATACATGATCTTTTTACTGATGAAAACGAAAAAGTAATTAACGATCATGTTGCTTTTAGAACTTTCGATGACCCAAGAATGAATATTGAAATTCTGGCAAAAAAATTTATTAAAGCTGGATATGAATTTGCAGGGAAATATAAATTTGAAGACAAGCATTTAAATGCTGTGCATTTGGAACACCCTAGCGAAAATGCTCCAAAAGTTTTTATTTCGGAGCTAATTATATCTGAATTTTCAGAAAATTTTCAGAAAATAATA
This genomic interval from uncultured Marinifilum sp. contains the following:
- a CDS encoding response regulator: METTRTILSVDDSPINNKLIEAYFRRDYNVISKESGQQALNWLEDNIPDVILLDIMMPFMDGIEVLEHIQASERLREIPVIMVTAKTEMESIKATLSMGAQDYVKKPIDFTELQTKVLIAFQINEQKQEISKYKSYYDIHQGMIHAQRIQRSILPDSEHFRRLYPKSFIINLPKHVIGGDFYWIQQSYHKKSIGLFDCTGHGVPAAMLTVMGQMELHTLSQNGNEVNAEQVFPLLSRKFSQILNTSGDTYTQYDGMDGVFCSIYSQDNILEFVGAKRSLVIIRKNNTQLIVDNQDYEARMSDSDFSLFEIQGDRNSIGKESEFVEFSSKKIKIQQGDRIFLYSDGITDQLGGDQHKRLKRKQFFEKLLNIQSKSINLQKSDIFNWLEQWKQNNEQTDDILMIGIEF
- a CDS encoding AAA family ATPase, with the protein product MIKNHVANKIREHLKFTPTSDQTKAIVGLADFVTHQESQKLFLLKGYAGTGKTTLVSSLVATLSEMKINTVLLAPTGRAAKVLSQYSKKSAFTIHKKIYRQKSLADADGVFVKDRNLHKNTVFIVDEASMISNYSAEASIFGSGCLLDDLIEYVYSAENCKLILIGDSAQLPPVGLDISPALDSEELRACYNLDIVELVLTQVVRQNQESGILLNATQLRKMLRDNLSGFPELSTSKFTDIFKITGADLIEEISSAHYKYGVEDTIIISRSNKRANRFNQGIRNTVLYREEEISAGDLLMVVKNNYFWAHDIKNLDFIANGDICEIVRIRKHIEMYGFRYAEVTVRFPDYNDVELDTMIMLDTLDIETASLGYEENKKLFFTIAEDYADIKVKKKRYEKVRNDKFFNALQVKFAYAVTCHKAQGGQWKAVFVDQGYLTDELLDREYYRWLYTALTRSTEKLYLVNFKKEFFPNEEEY
- a CDS encoding DUF3822 family protein; translated protein: MDDLVFVESTFDKSKTEEYNLSIRVGSDGFSFSILNLNKKCLALKRFKTFSQNSDIELLNSFKEQIRNSELLNLKYKAVSILWVSDKSILIPNEFFTKEFAFNSYQICHELKQGETLNWNKIDLLEAYSVFPILVSLKELLHKQFPQAVIYHHTYPFYIKAIKESKEDNHPSVFVNIHQDFFHVIIPDQDKKHFINSFAYKEDSDLAYYILNIYKQQKLNNERSKLILEGLVHEKSKVIQLLKKYLADVEVKHLPAELRIKNIIPLEEYNQFINLLNLSECE
- a CDS encoding RsmD family RNA methyltransferase; its protein translation is MRIVSGTHKGRRISPDKSFKARPTTDFAKENLFNVLNNMIDLDGLSVLDLFGGTGGISYEFASRGAEKVICVELNHRHFSFIQKTIDNLGFEQILPIKSDVFRFVKSCRQKFDMIFADPPYDLKKLDSIPDLILEKKILTENGILIVEHGSTNDFSKHPNFMEKRSYGSVNFSFFELKKEN